Proteins encoded in a region of the Ziziphus jujuba cultivar Dongzao chromosome 3, ASM3175591v1 genome:
- the LOC107422881 gene encoding low affinity inorganic phosphate transporter 1: MAKDQLQVLNALDVAKTQWYHFTAIVIAGMGFFTDAYDLFCISLVTKLLGRLYYQVEGSADPGKLPSNVSAAVNGVAFCGTLSGQLFFGWLGDKLGRKRVYGMTLMLMVICSIASGLSFGKDPKTVMTTLCFFRFWLGFGIGGDYPLSATIMSEYANKRTRGAFIAAVFAMQGFGILAGGMVAIIISSAFKTKFPAPAYEVDASASVVPEADYVWRLIVMFGALPALLTYYWRMKMPETARYTALVAKNAKQAAADMSKVLQVEVQAEPEKFDQTTKKGNDFGLFTKEFLRRHGLHLLGTASTWFLLDIAFYSQNLFQKDIFSAIGWIPKAKTMSALEEVFRIARAQTLIALCSTVPGYWFTVAFIDKVGRFAIQLMGFFFMTVFMFALAIPYHHWTLSANRIGFVVMYSLTFFFANFGPNATTFVVPAEIFPARLRSTCHGISAAAGKAGAMVGAFGFQYAEQGFGVRNTLIVLGVVNFFGMVFTFLVPESKGKSLEDLSGEGKEENATPAAPIQHLGNDTRTVPEV; encoded by the coding sequence ATGGCTAAAGATCAATTGCAAGTGCTTAATGCACTTGATGTGGCAAAAACACAATGGTACCATTTCACTGCCATTGTGATTGCTGGTATGGGATTCTTCACTGATGCATATGATCTATTCTGCATCTCCCTTGTTACTAAGTTGCTTGGCCGCTTGTACTACCAAGTGGAAGGATCCGCCGATCCCGGAAAGCTGCCTTCCAATGTCTCTGCCGCCGTTAATGGTGTTGCCTTCTGTGGTACCCTTTCAGGCCAGCTTTTCTTTGGCTGGCTTGGTGATAAATTGGGAAGAAAACGTGTTTATGGAATGACCCTTATGCTCATGGTTATTTGCTCAATTGCCTCTGGTTTGTCCTTTGGCAAAGATCCCAAGACTGTTATGACTACTCTCTGCTTCTTCAGGTTCTGGCTTGGATTTGGCATTGGCGGTGACTACCCACTTTCTGCTACAATCATGTCTGAGTATGCCAATAAAAGGACTAGAGGAGCTTTTATTGCTGCTGTGTTTGCAATGCAAGGTTTTGGAATTTTGGCTGGTGGAATGGTGGCAATTATAATTTCTTCAGCTTTCAAGACCAAATTTCCTGCCCCAGCTTATGAAGTCGATGCTTCAGCCTCTGTCGTCCCAGAAGCTGATTATGTTTGGCGCTTAATCGTGATGTTTGGTGCTCTTCCTGCTTTGCTTACTTATTATTGGCGTATGAAAATGCCTGAAACTGCTCGTTACACTGCCTTGGTTGCTAAGAATGCCAAACAAGCCGCAGCTGATATGTCAAAGGTTCTACAAGTTGAGGTACAAGCTGAACCAGAGAAATTTGATCAGACTACAAAGAAAGGGAATGATTTTGGATTGTTCACCAAAGAGTTCCTTCGTCGTCATGGACTTCACTTGCTTGGAACTGCAAGTACTTGGTTCTTGTTGGATATTGCATTCTACAGTCAGAATCTGTTTCAGAAGGACATATTCTCTGCCATTGGTTGGATTCCTAAGGCTAAAACCATGAGTGCTCTTGAAGAAGTTTTCAGAATTGCAAGAGCTCAAACTCTTATTGCTCTCTGCAGCACTGTCCCTGGATATTGGTTCACTGTGGCATTCATTGATAAGGTGGGGAGGTTTGCTATCCAGTTGATGGGATTTTTCTTCATGACTGTCTTCATGTTTGCCTTGGCTATTCCTTACCATCACTGGACTTTATCAGCAAACAGAATTGGTTTCGTGGTGATGTACTCTCTCACCTTCTTCTTCGCCAATTTCGGTCCCAATGCCACCACATTTGTTGTGCCTGCAGAGATTTTCCCGgcgaggttgaggtcaacatgCCATGGTATATCAGCTGCAGCAGGGAAGGCTGGTGCAATGGTTGGTGCTTTTGGATTTCAGTATGCCGAACAAGGTTTCGGAGTGAGGAACACGCTCATAGTTCTTGGTGTGGTGAACTTTTTTGGAATGGTGTTTACATTCTTGGTGCCGGAGTCCAAAGGAAAGTCACTGGAGGATTTGTCAGGTGAAGGTAAGGAAGAAAATGCAACACCAGCAGCGCCAATACAGCACTTAGGCAATGACACTCGAACCGTTCCTGAGGTCTAA